A section of the Alkalihalobacillus sp. LMS39 genome encodes:
- a CDS encoding SDR family oxidoreductase, with product MERQVVFITGAGSGFGMEAAIQFALKGYDVIATVRSIERSELLRLAIKEMQLEQRVTIKELDVTNFNCIPQVIEEVIENSSRIDILINNAGFAMSGFCEDVTIEEWKEQFETNVFGLIAVTNAVLPYMRKQNKGKILMIGSISSSIAFPGIGPYVASKHAIKGYSESLRLELVDEGIHVCFIEPGSYKTNIWSRGKRMANKAKDTMSPNYNKVIALEHYMENKVETYGDKKEVGKLLVSIASSPHPSFRFPIGRGVKPLLFLNSILPWKIWEWQVMKQIRKILQK from the coding sequence ATGGAAAGACAAGTTGTGTTCATTACAGGTGCGGGAAGTGGTTTTGGAATGGAAGCTGCGATTCAATTTGCATTGAAAGGGTATGATGTGATTGCCACGGTAAGAAGTATAGAGCGGTCTGAACTTTTACGTCTTGCCATTAAAGAAATGCAACTTGAACAACGCGTGACGATAAAAGAATTAGACGTGACAAATTTCAATTGCATTCCTCAAGTGATAGAGGAAGTCATTGAGAACAGCAGCCGCATTGACATTCTCATCAATAACGCAGGGTTTGCTATGTCTGGCTTTTGTGAAGATGTCACGATTGAAGAATGGAAAGAACAGTTCGAAACGAATGTTTTCGGGCTTATTGCAGTAACAAATGCGGTGCTTCCATATATGAGAAAACAGAACAAAGGAAAAATACTCATGATAGGAAGTATTAGTAGTAGTATTGCTTTTCCTGGGATTGGCCCGTATGTTGCCTCTAAGCATGCCATAAAGGGCTATAGTGAAAGTCTACGGTTGGAATTAGTTGATGAAGGAATCCATGTTTGTTTCATAGAACCAGGCTCTTATAAAACAAATATATGGAGCAGAGGAAAACGGATGGCTAACAAAGCGAAAGACACTATGTCACCGAACTATAACAAAGTTATCGCGCTAGAACACTATATGGAAAATAAAGTTGAAACATATGGAGATAAAAAAGAGGTCGGGAAACTATTAGTTAGCATTGCTTCTTCTCCTCATCCGAGCTTTCGTTTTCCGATCGGACGAGGTGTAAAGCCATTACTTTTCTTAAATAGCATTTTGCCATGGAAGATTTGGGAATGGCAAGTCATGAAACAAATTCGTAAGATATTACAAAAGTGA
- a CDS encoding EAL domain-containing protein produces MKYRLVMKSILIYIGIVLFAVALVNFSLSHLLLKAPLQAYMNDTLKEKIDVVVQLTESHVDDTLYLQATFEELLVNEQDFNHVVLYTDSDMLVVGQVEQSDNMIQQHVDSILIEGEQLDKEANYYGVQFMDNTVLLIGLNYERHRAIENRIIIVDVVVTLFAFLLVYCIVLFIAKRKLRPLDVIESYLGNVARGDFSKRLEIGQHQHFQWLVDRINEMVSHIHELVQEVRKKADNQVEYMSFHDGLTNLPNRRLFRELISQQIYIAEKENSQFVVLYIDVDGFKTVNDTLGHSFGDQLLIKMAERLQDTIKESGILARLGGDEFTVLITDEWMSQQENVNGLCKAIIEACTKEFEINNNQISLSVSIGVSIYPKDGLKHDTLLRNADAAMNTAKSLGKKQFIYYQPHMSDIVLERAEIEKNIRRAFEQNQLMLAYQPQIDARTNEIVGVEVLLRWYDEEFGMVPPGKFIPIIEKTNLIHQIGNWVIHEACKQNKAWQDSGYPPMNISINVSAKQFQQENIVAVFHQALQASQLDPNYVTIEITESTAMDNTVTNVRKMADLKLLGVHIAIDDFGTGHSSLRYLKSFPIDTLKIDREFIKDCGQEKGSEVVTAIIALAKSLQIDLIAEGVEKKEQLQFLQQKDCHVIQGYYYCKPLFAPEFEEWLTSRKEE; encoded by the coding sequence ATGAAATACCGGCTAGTGATGAAAAGTATATTAATATATATAGGTATTGTTCTTTTTGCAGTTGCTCTCGTTAATTTTAGTTTATCGCATTTGTTATTGAAAGCACCGTTACAAGCATACATGAATGACACGCTAAAAGAAAAAATAGATGTTGTCGTTCAATTAACAGAAAGTCATGTGGATGATACACTTTATTTGCAAGCAACTTTTGAAGAACTGCTTGTGAATGAACAGGATTTTAACCATGTTGTCCTGTACACTGACTCTGACATGCTAGTCGTTGGTCAAGTTGAACAAAGCGATAATATGATACAGCAACACGTAGACTCTATTTTAATTGAAGGTGAACAACTAGATAAAGAGGCTAATTATTATGGAGTTCAATTCATGGATAATACGGTTTTACTCATTGGTCTTAATTATGAAAGACACCGTGCGATTGAAAATCGAATTATCATAGTCGATGTCGTTGTGACGTTGTTTGCGTTTTTGCTCGTATATTGTATCGTTCTTTTTATTGCTAAACGAAAGCTTAGACCATTAGATGTGATTGAATCCTATTTAGGAAATGTCGCAAGAGGAGATTTTTCAAAAAGATTAGAGATAGGTCAGCATCAGCACTTTCAATGGCTAGTTGATAGAATAAATGAAATGGTTAGTCATATTCATGAATTAGTGCAAGAAGTGAGAAAGAAAGCAGATAATCAAGTTGAATATATGTCATTCCATGATGGATTAACAAATCTACCAAACCGTCGATTGTTTCGAGAGTTAATTAGTCAACAAATTTATATTGCTGAAAAAGAGAATAGTCAGTTTGTTGTTTTATATATTGATGTTGATGGTTTTAAAACTGTAAACGATACACTCGGACATTCTTTTGGTGACCAACTGCTTATCAAAATGGCAGAGCGTCTTCAAGATACAATAAAAGAGTCAGGAATTCTTGCTAGACTTGGTGGAGATGAGTTCACTGTTTTAATTACAGATGAATGGATGAGTCAGCAAGAGAATGTGAATGGGCTATGTAAAGCGATTATCGAAGCTTGTACGAAGGAATTTGAAATAAACAATAATCAAATTTCACTTTCGGTTAGCATTGGAGTCTCAATATATCCTAAAGATGGATTGAAGCACGATACTTTATTAAGAAATGCTGATGCGGCAATGAATACAGCAAAAAGTCTTGGTAAAAAACAATTTATCTACTATCAACCTCATATGAGTGACATTGTGTTAGAACGAGCAGAAATTGAAAAAAATATAAGACGAGCTTTTGAGCAAAATCAATTAATGCTAGCGTATCAACCTCAAATTGATGCTAGAACGAATGAAATCGTTGGTGTAGAAGTATTACTTCGCTGGTATGATGAAGAGTTCGGTATGGTGCCACCTGGTAAATTTATTCCGATTATTGAAAAAACCAATTTAATTCATCAAATTGGCAATTGGGTCATTCACGAAGCTTGTAAGCAAAACAAAGCTTGGCAAGACTCGGGCTATCCGCCAATGAATATATCTATCAATGTATCTGCAAAACAATTTCAGCAAGAAAATATCGTTGCTGTCTTTCATCAGGCATTACAAGCATCTCAATTAGATCCAAACTATGTCACGATTGAAATTACAGAAAGTACGGCTATGGATAATACGGTCACAAATGTTAGAAAAATGGCAGATTTGAAATTGCTAGGAGTGCATATTGCTATAGATGATTTTGGAACAGGGCACTCCTCTCTTCGATATTTAAAATCATTTCCGATTGATACCTTGAAAATTGACCGCGAGTTTATTAAAGATTGTGGGCAAGAAAAGGGAAGTGAGGTTGTGACAGCTATTATTGCGTTAGCAAAAAGTTTACAAATCGATTTAATTGCTGAAGGTGTAGAAAAGAAAGAACAACTTCAATTTTTGCAACAAAAGGATTGTCATGTGATCCAAGGATATTATTATTGCAAACCTTTGTTTGCTCCGGAGTTTGAAGAATGGTTAACAAGTAGAAAAGAAGAGTAA
- a CDS encoding amidohydrolase, with amino-acid sequence MKAYTNATIITGEGTILTKGTLLVENHKIVAVGEQVEIPSDAQLIDATGKFITPGIIDVHTHLGVHEEGVGPAGADFNETSDPVTPFVRALDGINPVEKGFEDARRSGVTTVQIMPGSANVIGGEMVVLKTVGTIVDEMVIRNPSGMKAALGENPKRVYGSKGKAPVTRMGVAALFRQEFIKAQNYLNALEKDKHHARDLGLEQLAKVLKKEIPLRVHAHRADDIVTIIRLKQEFGIDLTIEHCTEGHQISDFLAKQDIRVSVGPTMSTRSKVELADKGWHTVKELVDKGISVSVTTDHPVVGIEYLLTSLANAVKHGVPEEEAWKMVTSNAAKHLGVEDRVGSLEKGKDADFVVWTGHPFALETKVESTFINGEMVYQG; translated from the coding sequence ATGAAAGCTTATACAAATGCAACGATAATAACGGGAGAAGGTACGATTTTAACAAAAGGGACATTGCTTGTGGAAAATCATAAAATAGTAGCTGTTGGGGAACAAGTGGAAATTCCAAGTGATGCTCAATTAATTGATGCTACAGGAAAATTTATTACACCGGGCATTATCGATGTACATACTCATCTTGGTGTTCATGAAGAAGGGGTTGGACCAGCGGGAGCGGATTTTAATGAAACGAGTGATCCCGTTACTCCGTTTGTAAGAGCATTAGATGGCATTAATCCTGTTGAAAAAGGCTTTGAAGATGCTAGACGTTCAGGTGTAACTACAGTTCAAATCATGCCAGGTAGTGCTAATGTTATCGGTGGTGAAATGGTTGTATTAAAAACAGTTGGGACGATTGTTGATGAGATGGTAATCAGAAATCCCTCTGGTATGAAAGCTGCACTTGGAGAAAATCCAAAACGCGTTTATGGCTCGAAAGGAAAAGCACCTGTGACACGAATGGGCGTAGCGGCTCTTTTTAGACAAGAATTTATAAAAGCTCAAAATTATTTAAACGCATTAGAAAAAGATAAACACCATGCAAGAGATTTAGGACTTGAGCAGTTGGCAAAAGTATTAAAAAAAGAAATTCCACTTAGAGTACATGCTCATCGTGCAGATGATATCGTCACCATCATTCGTTTAAAACAAGAATTTGGAATTGACCTTACCATTGAACATTGTACAGAAGGACATCAAATTTCTGACTTTCTAGCAAAACAAGATATTCGTGTATCTGTTGGACCTACGATGTCAACACGTTCAAAAGTGGAACTTGCTGATAAAGGGTGGCATACGGTGAAAGAATTAGTGGATAAAGGGATTTCTGTTTCTGTAACGACAGATCATCCTGTCGTTGGAATTGAGTATTTGCTTACTTCATTGGCGAATGCGGTCAAACACGGTGTTCCCGAAGAAGAAGCTTGGAAAATGGTTACTTCCAATGCAGCAAAACATCTCGGTGTTGAAGACCGAGTTGGCTCATTAGAAAAAGGAAAAGACGCTGACTTTGTTGTCTGGACAGGTCACCCTTTTGCACTTGAAACGAAAGTGGAATCTACCTTTATAAATGGAGAAATGGTGTATCAAGGATAG
- a CDS encoding MATE family efflux transporter: MKKLSLFAISWPIFIELTLHMLMGNADTFMLSQYSDDAVAAVGVSNQILSVMIVMFGFIATGTSVLVAQFLGAKQEKQASQIAVVSIISNLVLGLIIGILLLFFSQSLLQLIGVSPSILSEATIYLQIVGLSLLAQSGIMTIGATLRSYRFTKDVMFVTIGMNILNVIGNYLFIFGPFGIPVLGVQGVALSTALSRTIGIIVMFLVLYKRVNGKLPFSNVFKRFPSFELKKILKIGIPSAGEHLSFNGSQLVITSFIVLLGTEALTTRVYAQNIGMFVLLFSIAIGQGTQIIIGHQIGAKQLDEAYKRCITSLQVAIGLATFVGFILFLSSEPIFQIFTENKDIVKTGSLLLLLTVLVEPGRAFNAVVINALRAAGDVNFPVMIGMISMWGVSVPIAYVLGIHLSYGLIGIWIAFIIDEWLRGILMLWRWRQGKWREMAFVQQKKSHVS, translated from the coding sequence ATGAAAAAACTATCTTTATTTGCTATTTCGTGGCCCATCTTTATTGAGCTTACCCTTCATATGTTAATGGGAAATGCTGATACATTTATGCTTAGTCAATATTCAGATGATGCAGTTGCAGCCGTTGGTGTTTCAAATCAAATATTATCTGTCATGATTGTCATGTTCGGATTTATCGCAACTGGAACAAGTGTCCTTGTTGCTCAGTTTTTAGGTGCAAAACAGGAGAAACAAGCAAGTCAGATTGCCGTCGTTTCAATAATATCCAATCTCGTGTTGGGTCTTATCATTGGCATTTTACTGCTCTTTTTTTCACAATCATTATTACAACTAATCGGGGTGTCACCCTCCATTCTTTCTGAAGCTACGATTTATCTTCAAATTGTAGGACTGTCATTGCTCGCTCAATCTGGAATTATGACCATCGGTGCAACATTACGTAGTTATCGATTTACAAAAGATGTGATGTTCGTGACGATTGGAATGAATATTCTTAATGTTATTGGCAATTATTTATTTATCTTTGGGCCTTTTGGGATTCCTGTTCTCGGTGTTCAAGGTGTTGCCCTTTCAACTGCCTTGAGTAGAACTATCGGTATTATAGTTATGTTTCTTGTATTATATAAGCGTGTAAATGGAAAACTTCCCTTTTCCAATGTTTTTAAGCGATTCCCATCATTTGAATTAAAAAAAATTTTAAAAATCGGTATTCCTTCAGCAGGAGAACATTTATCCTTTAACGGCTCACAATTAGTCATTACATCATTTATCGTCTTACTCGGAACAGAAGCGTTAACAACGCGAGTCTATGCACAAAATATCGGGATGTTTGTGTTGCTTTTTTCCATCGCTATTGGGCAAGGAACCCAAATTATCATCGGCCACCAAATTGGGGCAAAACAGCTAGATGAAGCTTATAAGCGTTGTATAACAAGCTTACAAGTCGCCATTGGCTTAGCTACCTTTGTCGGGTTCATCCTCTTTTTATCCAGTGAGCCCATTTTTCAAATTTTCACAGAAAATAAGGACATTGTAAAAACAGGGAGCCTCTTACTATTACTTACGGTCCTCGTTGAACCAGGACGTGCTTTTAATGCTGTCGTAATCAACGCGTTACGTGCTGCAGGTGATGTGAATTTTCCTGTAATGATTGGGATGATTTCAATGTGGGGTGTCAGTGTACCGATTGCGTATGTGCTTGGGATTCATCTTAGCTATGGGTTAAT
- a CDS encoding YtxH domain-containing protein yields the protein MRKRRSGNTMLVGTLIGGVIGATGALLLAPKKGQELRQDIMKQFDQTEREGGKISHMLLEMGSEWTADLFDDNKGEQTESNSQSTSENENQQEQHSNDGGDIGHLIQEVVEDGSNEDQTNNTKE from the coding sequence ATGAGAAAACGACGTTCGGGTAACACGATGCTTGTAGGAACTTTAATTGGTGGTGTAATCGGTGCAACGGGAGCGCTTTTATTAGCCCCTAAAAAAGGACAAGAACTTCGTCAAGATATTATGAAGCAATTTGACCAAACAGAAAGAGAAGGCGGAAAAATCTCTCATATGCTACTTGAAATGGGAAGCGAATGGACCGCAGATTTATTTGATGACAATAAAGGAGAACAAACAGAGTCCAACTCTCAATCCACATCCGAAAACGAAAATCAACAAGAACAACACTCTAATGATGGTGGAGATATTGGTCATCTTATTCAAGAAGTTGTTGAAGATGGGTCAAATGAAGATCAAACGAACAACACAAAAGAGTAA
- a CDS encoding mechanosensitive ion channel family protein, whose translation MDWDWVNVTDYFYRIKWVDIGIAIAIFLLFHIFRKVFTRYIFKLIVRFSKKTPTDIFTNLLLAFEKPLRTFFIIVGTYVALIYLPVRPDVMLTLEKVYGSSIILLVGWGLYNFTAENSSLFMRMFNHIDEDEEKSMLIPFLSKGLRFLVIALTLTIVLGVWDIQITGLVAGLGLGGLAFALAAQDTVSNFFGGVIIITEKPFQKGDWIETPTVTGVVEDITFRSTKIRTFADSVVTVPNSTLANEPITNWAQMGKRRITFSLGVTYSTPKEKLETVARKIEKALREHEEVHQDLILVRFSEFNSSSLDIFIYFFTNTIMWGEWLRVKEDINFIIMKILEEEGVSVAFPSRSLYIEKPDTGHTLLQNEDKSNEA comes from the coding sequence ATGGATTGGGATTGGGTGAATGTAACCGACTATTTTTATCGTATCAAATGGGTTGATATAGGAATAGCGATTGCGATTTTTCTGTTGTTTCATATTTTTAGAAAAGTGTTTACACGTTATATTTTTAAATTAATTGTTCGGTTTTCAAAGAAAACACCAACTGACATATTTACAAATTTATTATTAGCATTTGAAAAACCATTACGGACGTTTTTTATCATAGTTGGAACGTATGTTGCACTAATTTATTTGCCGGTCCGGCCCGATGTTATGCTAACTTTAGAAAAAGTGTACGGATCTTCCATCATTTTACTAGTCGGATGGGGCCTTTATAATTTCACTGCTGAAAATTCATCATTATTTATGAGGATGTTTAATCATATTGATGAAGATGAAGAAAAAAGTATGCTTATTCCATTTTTATCAAAAGGGCTTCGTTTCTTAGTTATTGCACTAACATTAACAATCGTACTAGGTGTGTGGGATATTCAAATTACAGGGTTAGTTGCCGGGTTAGGTCTAGGTGGTCTTGCGTTTGCATTAGCAGCCCAAGATACAGTGAGTAATTTTTTTGGTGGTGTCATTATTATTACGGAAAAGCCTTTTCAAAAAGGGGATTGGATTGAAACCCCAACTGTTACAGGGGTTGTAGAAGATATTACGTTTCGAAGTACGAAAATCCGAACGTTTGCGGATTCGGTTGTGACTGTTCCGAATTCTACGTTAGCGAATGAGCCAATTACAAACTGGGCTCAAATGGGCAAGCGGCGAATCACTTTTTCCCTTGGTGTAACATATTCAACACCGAAAGAAAAACTTGAAACTGTTGCGAGAAAAATTGAAAAAGCATTGCGGGAACATGAGGAAGTTCACCAAGATTTAATTTTAGTTCGATTCAGTGAATTTAATAGTTCAAGTTTAGATATTTTTATTTACTTTTTCACAAATACAATTATGTGGGGAGAATGGCTTCGCGTGAAAGAAGACATTAACTTTATCATTATGAAAATCTTAGAAGAAGAAGGAGTATCTGTCGCATTTCCATCCCGAAGCTTATATATTGAAAAACCAGACACTGGTCACACGTTATTACAAAATGAAGACAAATCCAATGAAGCTTAA
- a CDS encoding MFS transporter, translating to MKLIYIIIIVAFLDTFSQLPIISPYAMSLGATPLLTGVIIGMYSFSNIIGNLLAGILIDKRGAKPILFIGMLFVSVMMFFYTVTANAEQLIIVRFFHGLAGGLIVPAAFTILSAKKAETRKGKAMAFSGAAVGIAAIIGPPIGAIISSSYGYNSLFYFLSGLMLIFALCALFFLHPSQKQSPLQSENKTPHGFRLSKALLYSYLSIFLLLCTLGILTYALPLQVSQLQLHSALTGPLLSTFGIIAILIFLLPTNKIFDIENKETITSIGLCFISIALLILSLSTNALSLFTAMVVYGIGFAFIFPTTSAIVLERSGNEKRGMAFGIYYACFSFGVICGSFLSGSLPLSPSALFLFGTIITLLTLGFFKLGICIKDSINF from the coding sequence ATGAAACTCATTTATATTATTATTATCGTCGCCTTTCTTGATACATTTTCTCAACTTCCGATTATCTCCCCCTATGCGATGAGCCTTGGGGCAACTCCGCTATTGACCGGTGTGATTATCGGGATGTATTCGTTTTCTAATATCATTGGGAATCTTCTTGCTGGCATTTTGATTGATAAGCGTGGAGCCAAACCTATTCTCTTTATAGGAATGCTCTTCGTCAGTGTGATGATGTTTTTTTATACCGTCACAGCAAACGCCGAACAACTCATCATCGTTCGTTTTTTTCACGGTTTAGCAGGAGGACTGATTGTTCCCGCAGCCTTTACAATTCTTAGTGCCAAAAAAGCAGAAACACGAAAAGGGAAAGCCATGGCTTTTTCCGGGGCTGCTGTTGGAATTGCTGCCATTATTGGGCCTCCGATTGGCGCTATCATCAGCAGTTCTTATGGTTATAACAGCTTATTTTATTTTCTTAGTGGTCTTATGCTCATTTTTGCTCTTTGTGCTTTATTTTTTTTACATCCTAGTCAAAAGCAAAGCCCATTACAATCGGAGAACAAAACTCCGCATGGATTTCGACTATCTAAAGCTTTACTCTATTCTTACTTATCCATATTTTTATTATTATGTACTTTAGGGATTTTAACGTATGCTCTCCCGTTACAAGTAAGTCAACTTCAATTGCACTCAGCATTGACGGGACCACTATTAAGTACATTTGGGATTATCGCTATCCTTATCTTTCTGTTGCCGACAAACAAAATTTTTGATATTGAAAATAAGGAGACGATAACTTCCATTGGTCTTTGTTTCATTTCTATTGCCTTGCTTATATTATCGTTATCCACTAATGCTCTCAGTTTATTTACTGCAATGGTCGTCTATGGAATCGGCTTTGCCTTCATTTTTCCAACGACAAGTGCGATTGTACTTGAGCGTTCTGGGAACGAAAAACGCGGAATGGCTTTTGGTATTTATTATGCTTGCTTTTCGTTTGGGGTCATTTGTGGATCATTTCTTTCTGGCTCACTTCCACTTTCTCCGTCAGCTTTGTTTTTATTTGGAACAATCATAACCCTACTTACTCTTGGATTTTTTAAACTCGGCATTTGTATTAAAGATAGTATAAACTTTTAA